A single region of the Candidatus Woesearchaeota archaeon genome encodes:
- a CDS encoding peptidogalycan biosysnthesis protein: MKYETKISRSIEEIDTKQWDNFADFCFMKSELLKIVENLEIGSKSYYLEIFDKKSIIAIAVFYGQTKTIYDNLEKSLFGKYYKFTKPFLTLNPSLLCYFPYSPFYKMFKIEEKYNKNELFELITQKLKSIALEEKYKSYGFLGIEDDDLSKETRFLMPIFSGFKIKIFTKGKNFDEHITKLSKSRRHTIKKDIKNFINSDYTVERIKKLGKYENNIFKIFEDNIEKYGGNKEEFKLYKEFLLALDKNSKKVTYFIGKLNGEIQSALVVIEDDSRVIGLKAGQLNSKEKQGFAFFNTVLYEPLIYSIEKLKKNLELGTGQYKYKVRRGAILNDSYNMIKSTSNFKNLYLKPIISILSKRNKIKHSSRLDVGGD, encoded by the coding sequence ATGAAATACGAAACTAAAATTTCAAGGAGTATCGAAGAGATTGACACAAAACAATGGGATAATTTTGCAGATTTTTGTTTCATGAAATCTGAACTATTGAAAATAGTTGAAAATCTTGAAATTGGTAGTAAATCCTATTACTTAGAGATATTTGATAAAAAAAGCATAATTGCAATTGCTGTTTTTTATGGGCAGACAAAAACAATCTATGATAATTTAGAAAAATCACTATTTGGTAAATATTATAAATTCACTAAACCTTTCTTAACACTTAATCCTTCACTTCTTTGTTATTTTCCATATTCACCATTTTATAAAATGTTCAAAATTGAAGAGAAATACAATAAGAATGAATTATTTGAACTAATAACTCAAAAACTAAAATCTATAGCATTAGAAGAGAAATATAAATCATATGGATTCTTAGGAATTGAAGATGATGATTTAAGTAAAGAAACTCGATTTTTAATGCCTATATTCTCAGGTTTCAAAATTAAAATTTTTACTAAAGGTAAAAACTTTGATGAACATATTACAAAACTCTCCAAATCTCGAAGGCATACAATTAAAAAAGATATTAAAAATTTCATCAATTCAGATTATACTGTTGAAAGAATAAAAAAACTTGGAAAATATGAGAACAATATCTTTAAAATATTTGAAGACAATATTGAAAAATATGGTGGAAACAAAGAAGAGTTTAAACTATATAAAGAATTTCTTTTAGCACTAGATAAAAATTCTAAAAAAGTAACATACTTCATAGGAAAACTAAATGGTGAGATTCAATCAGCTCTAGTTGTAATTGAAGATGATTCTAGAGTTATAGGATTAAAAGCTGGTCAATTAAATTCAAAAGAAAAACAAGGATTTGCTTTTTTTAATACAGTTCTATATGAACCTTTAATTTATAGTATTGAAAAATTAAAAAAAAACTTAGAATTAGGTACTGGACAATACAAATACAAAGTTAGAAGAGGTGCAATTCTTAACGATTCATATAATATGATTAAATCAACAAGTAATTTTAAAAATCTATATTTAAAACCTATAATCTCAATTTTGAGTAAGAGAAATAAGATAAAACATTCAAGTAGATTAGATGTCGGAGGAGACTAA